The Hypanus sabinus isolate sHypSab1 chromosome 5, sHypSab1.hap1, whole genome shotgun sequence genome has a segment encoding these proteins:
- the LOC132393989 gene encoding LOW QUALITY PROTEIN: adenomatous polyposis coli protein-like (The sequence of the model RefSeq protein was modified relative to this genomic sequence to represent the inferred CDS: deleted 1 base in 1 codon), which translates to MAVSTFLVKPRSGKKTPVQSCKQNPISQQSTLKVQPSQKSVSGRGQSKSTVQRQAIFSQTPKDNSVQETVTDEKMQNFAIEDTPVCFSRNSSSSLSDIDQENNNKKSAQHTEQGEHTSSQVSVNRPPTSGYAPKSFHVEDTPVCFSRNSSLSSPLDSGDDLLQECISSAMPKKKKLLAKRKSNWENTGSDTSTASAEEMNESMNLRDVQSPISEQAFSPDSESFDWKVIQEGANSIVSSLHQAAACLSRQGSSDSDSIPSLKSGISLGSPFHLTPDQEEKPFASNKGPKIVKPSDKITSDNKKNEEENAKAIRGGKRIYKSLITGKARSNIETPTNQQKHSQQANMPMISRGRTMIHIPGVRNSQPSTSPIPKMPPKNITSKSPNSGQSSSHLSRGIKTPLKLESSPIGKQTAGHGASSSKGSLRSGSRDSTSRPSQQSLSRPMQSPGRNSISPGRNGISPSNKMSQLPRTSSPSTASAKPSGSGNMSYTSPGRQLNQQTTPKQTSLGKSTPSITRSEPHSKGLSQSSSSTVPGKRVELSRMSSTKSSGSESDRSERPTLMRQSTFIKEAPSPTLRRKLEESTSFESLSPPSRPTSPRSQTQTPVLSPSQHLDVMPSHLLNQTSSWRKVPPNQNLSAEQLEGRPMRKHDIARSHSESPSRLPVNRSGTWKREHSKHSSSLPRVSTWRRTGSSSSILSASSESSEKAKSEDEKPHQGSCAHGSKQGKENPVPLRGTWRKIKDNEIPQINSHVQNNSTGHSNESKNLVYQMAPPVSKTGRLGENRRLPNK; encoded by the exons ATGGCTGTATCTACTTTTCTGGTAAAACCTAGGTCAGGAAAAAAAACTCCAGTCCAAAGCTGCAAACAAAATCCCATTAGTCAACAATCCACTCTTAAAGTTCAACCAAGTCAAAAATCTGTGTCAGGGAGAGGGCAGTCAAAATCTACTGTACAGAGGCAGGCCATTTTCTCTCAAACACCAAAGGACAACAGTGTCCAGGAAACAGTGACTGATGAAAAAATGCAAAATTTTGCAATTGAAGATACTCCTGTATGCTTTTCTCGTAATTCATCAAGTTCGCTCAGTGACATTGACCAggagaataataataaaaaatcagCACAGCATACTgaacagggagaacacacaagtagccaagtttcagtgaaCAGACCACCAACATCCGGCTATGCCCCTAAGTCATTTCATGTTGAAGACACACCTGTGTGTTTCTCCAGGAATAGCTCCCTTAGCTCTCCCTTAGATTCTGGAGATGACCTTCTCCAAGAATGCATCAGTTCAGCTATGCCAAAGAAGAAAAAGCTCCTTGCAAAACGCAAGAGTAACTGGGAAAATACGGGAAGTGATACCTCCACAGCATCAGCAGAGGAGATGAATGAGTCGATGAATTTAAGAGAC GTGCAAAGCCCTATTTCAGAGCAAGCTTTCTCTCCAGATTCTGAAAGTTTTGATTGGAAAGTCATTCAAGAGGGTGCTAATTCTATAGTCAGTAGCTtgcaccaggctgctgcctgcctgtcaAGACAGGGCTCTTCTGATTCTGACTCCATTCCCTCCCTTAAATCTGGTATTTCCTTAGGGTCACCCTTTCATCTTACACCTGATCAGGAAGAAAAACCATTCGCTTCTAATAAGGGCCCTAAAATAGTGAAACCTAGTGATAAAATCACTAGTGACAATAAAAAGAACGAAGAAGAAAATGCTAAAGCAATTCGTGGAGGAAAAAGAATCTATAAAAGTTTAATAACTGGGAAGGCCCGTTCTAATATTGAGACTCCTACCAACCAGCAAAAACATTCCCAACAGGCAAATATGCCAATGATCTCACGCGGAAGGACAATGATTCATATACCTGGTGTAAGGAACAGTCAACCTAGCACTAGCCCTATTCCGAAGATGCCACCTAAAAATATAACCTCTAAAAGTCCAAATTCTGGGCAGAGCTCAAGTCATTTGTCAAGAGGTATTAAAACTCCATTAAAATTAGAGTCAAGTCCAATAGGCAAGCAAACAGCTGGTCATGGAGCATCCAGCAGCAAAGGATCTTTGAGATCAGGATCTAGAGATTCTACTTCCAGACCTTCCCAACAATCGTTATCTAGACCCATGCAATCTCCTGGTAGGAATTCCATATCTCCAGGGAGAAATGGGATTAGCCCCTCCAACAAAATGTCACAGCTTccaagaacatcctctccaagtacTGCCTCAGCTAAACCGTCAGGATCAGGAAACATGTCCTACACATCTCCAGGCAGACAATTAAACCAACAGACCACACCAAAACAAACAAGCCTAGGAAAGAGCACACCTTCTATAACAAGAAGTGAGCCTCATTCTAAAGGTCTAAGCCAGAGTAGCAGTAGCACTGTACCGGGTAAAAGAGTAGAATTGTCAAGAATGTCTTCAACAAAATCCAGTGGCAGTGAGTCTGACAGATCTGAAAGGCCTACATTAATGCGCCAGTCAACATTTATAAAAGAAGCCCCAAGTCCAACTTTGAGAAGAAAATTAGAAGAATCTACTTCTTTTGAATCTTTATCTCCACCTTCTAGGCCTACATCACCGAGATCACAAACTCAGACTCCGGTTTTAAGTCCATCCCAGCATTTGGATGTGATGCCCAGTCATTTACTAAACCAAACCAGTAGTTGGAGAAAAGTGCCTCCAAACCAGAATCTCTCTGCAGAACAGCTGGAAGGGCGACCAATGCGGAAACATGACATAGCTCGATCTCATTCTGAGAGTCCTTCAAGGCTTCCAGTCAATAGATCAGGTACATGGAAGCGTGAACATAGCAAGCACTCCTCATCTCTTCCTCGCGTTAGCACATGGCGTAGAACGGGGAGTTCTTCATCAATTCTGTCAGCTTCTTCAGAATCAAGTGAGAAGGCCAAAAGTGAAGATGAAAAACCACATCAGGGAAGTTGTGCACATGGTAGCAAACAAGGCAAGGAAAACCCCGTTCCTTTGAGAGGAACTTGGAGGAAAATTAAAGATAATGAAATTCCACAAATAAATAGCCATGTTCAGAATAATTCAACTGGACATAGCAATGAAAGCAAAAATTTAGTTTACCAGATGGCACCCCCTGTATCAAAAACAGGACGTCTGGGTGAGAATCGAAGACTGCCCAATAAATAA